The following coding sequences are from one Pseudoalteromonas carrageenovora IAM 12662 window:
- the ispG gene encoding flavodoxin-dependent (E)-4-hydroxy-3-methylbut-2-enyl-diphosphate synthase has product MFSESPIKRRKSTRINVGNVPIGDGAPIAVQSMTNTDTMDVDATVAQIQAIQDAGADIVRVSVPTMDAAEAFKSIKEQVSIPLVADIHFDYRIALKVAKYGVDCLRINPGNIGSEERIRAVVDSAREHNIPIRIGVNGGSLERDLQEKYGEPTPEALLESAMRHVDILRRLDFDQFKISVKASDVFLAVGAYRLLAKEIDQPLHLGITEAGGMRSGSVKSAVGLGMLLAEGIGDTLRVSLAADPVQEIKVGFDILKSLRIRSRGINFIACPSCSRQEFDVVSTMNQLEERLEDIIEPVSVSVIGCVVNGPGEALVSDIGLAGANRRSGLYINGERQKARIDNNNIVDQLEGYVRDFIAQKEQQTPIDVKIVE; this is encoded by the coding sequence ATGTTTTCAGAATCTCCAATTAAACGCAGAAAATCAACCCGCATTAATGTAGGCAACGTACCTATTGGTGATGGTGCCCCTATTGCAGTGCAATCGATGACCAACACCGACACCATGGACGTTGATGCAACCGTTGCACAAATTCAAGCTATACAAGATGCCGGTGCCGACATAGTTCGAGTATCAGTGCCAACTATGGATGCAGCTGAAGCGTTCAAAAGTATAAAAGAGCAAGTAAGTATTCCGCTTGTTGCCGATATTCACTTTGATTATCGCATAGCCTTAAAAGTGGCAAAATATGGCGTAGATTGCTTGCGTATAAACCCAGGTAATATAGGTAGCGAAGAGCGTATTAGAGCCGTAGTTGACTCAGCACGCGAACATAACATTCCTATTCGTATTGGCGTAAACGGTGGCTCACTTGAGCGCGACTTACAAGAAAAATACGGCGAGCCAACACCCGAGGCATTACTCGAATCAGCAATGCGCCATGTAGATATATTACGCCGCCTTGATTTTGATCAGTTTAAAATATCGGTAAAAGCGTCAGACGTATTTTTAGCGGTAGGCGCGTATCGTTTACTGGCTAAAGAAATAGATCAGCCACTGCACTTAGGGATCACTGAAGCTGGCGGCATGCGCTCAGGTTCGGTTAAATCAGCTGTTGGCTTGGGTATGCTACTTGCTGAAGGCATTGGCGATACGCTACGTGTATCTCTTGCTGCCGACCCAGTGCAAGAAATAAAAGTAGGTTTTGATATTTTAAAATCGCTGCGTATACGCTCACGCGGTATTAACTTTATTGCTTGCCCTAGCTGCTCACGCCAAGAATTTGATGTAGTAAGCACCATGAACCAACTTGAAGAACGCCTAGAGGATATTATTGAACCGGTATCGGTTTCGGTAATTGGCTGTGTTGTAAACGGCCCAGGCGAAGCCCTTGTTAGTGATATTGGCCTTGCAGGTGCAAACCGTCGCTCAGGTTTATACATTAATGGCGAACGCCAAAAAGCACGTATAGATAACAATAACATTGTTGACCAACTTGAAGGCTACGTGCGCGACTTTATTGCTCAAAAAGAGCAGCAAACACCTATCGACGTTAAAATCGTCGAATAA
- the hisS gene encoding histidine--tRNA ligase yields the protein MAKQIQAVRGMNDCLPGDTQVWQKVENILRETVASFGYQEIRFPIVESTDLFKRSIGEVTDIVEKEMYTFADRNGDLLTLRPEGTAVCVRAGNQNGLLYNQEQRLWYMGPMFRHERPQKGRYRQFHQFGLETFGISTADIDAEVILLTAQLWKAFGISEHVRLELNSLGSNEARADYRDALVAYLEQHTDVLDEDSKRRMYSNPLRVLDSKNPDVQAILVDAPKLSEHLDAESKEHFENLCERLDAAGVIYTVNEKLVRGLDYYNRTVFEWVTDSLGAQGTVCAGGRYDGLVEQLGGKATPAVGFAMGLERLVLLLQALECVGDIRRNADVYLAAMGDKASIQAPAIAAQLRSDVPGLRVMVHAGGGNFKKQLKRADKSDALVAVIIGEDELEKGVVTIKYLRERKEQVTLELEQAKALLAELING from the coding sequence GTGGCAAAACAAATTCAGGCAGTTCGCGGTATGAACGATTGTCTGCCGGGCGACACGCAAGTTTGGCAGAAAGTAGAAAACATTTTACGCGAGACAGTAGCTTCGTTCGGTTATCAAGAAATTCGTTTTCCTATTGTAGAATCAACCGATCTATTTAAACGCTCTATTGGTGAAGTTACCGATATAGTAGAAAAAGAAATGTACACCTTTGCCGATCGCAATGGCGATTTGCTAACACTTCGCCCAGAAGGCACTGCAGTGTGTGTACGTGCAGGTAACCAAAATGGCTTACTGTACAACCAAGAGCAGCGCCTATGGTACATGGGTCCAATGTTTCGTCATGAACGCCCGCAAAAAGGTCGTTACCGCCAGTTTCACCAATTTGGTTTAGAAACATTTGGTATTTCCACAGCCGACATAGATGCAGAAGTTATTTTATTAACGGCGCAATTATGGAAAGCGTTTGGTATTAGTGAACACGTTCGTTTAGAACTTAACTCTTTAGGTTCTAACGAAGCGCGCGCCGATTACCGCGATGCATTAGTGGCCTACCTTGAACAACATACTGACGTGCTTGATGAAGATTCAAAACGCCGTATGTATTCAAACCCGTTACGTGTACTTGATAGCAAAAACCCAGACGTTCAAGCAATCTTAGTTGATGCGCCTAAATTGTCTGAGCATTTAGATGCTGAATCAAAAGAACATTTTGAAAATTTATGTGAACGTTTAGACGCAGCTGGCGTCATATACACGGTTAATGAAAAGTTAGTACGTGGTTTAGACTACTACAACCGTACAGTTTTTGAATGGGTGACAGATAGCCTAGGTGCACAAGGTACAGTGTGTGCTGGCGGACGCTACGATGGCTTAGTTGAGCAACTTGGCGGTAAAGCAACGCCCGCAGTTGGTTTTGCTATGGGTCTAGAGCGCTTAGTATTGTTACTACAAGCACTTGAGTGCGTAGGTGACATTCGTCGTAATGCTGATGTATATTTAGCTGCAATGGGCGACAAAGCCAGCATTCAAGCACCTGCTATAGCAGCGCAACTGCGTAGCGACGTACCAGGTTTACGCGTTATGGTTCATGCTGGCGGCGGCAACTTTAAAAAACAATTAAAACGTGCTGATAAAAGCGATGCACTTGTTGCAGTGATTATTGGTGAAGATGAATTAGAAAAAGGCGTTGTGACCATAAAATATTTACGCGAGCGTAAAGAACAAGTCACATTAGAATTAGAACAAGCTAAAGCGCTACTAGCTGAGCTTATAAACGGCTAA
- a CDS encoding RodZ domain-containing protein, which translates to MNEENTQTQSEQPTVGQILKKHREQANVSIETIAAPLKLSELQVQRLENDEFALLGPITFVKGYIKNYCRELKVDSTPIIAMMPAPPEPTKPANMQSFSRRTEKEANDSRLMLFSYLILAIVIGSSALWFWQNATPIEEQTSNINVENSKMSERQAAQPTVLQQEQQAQIDDESLLTPQSTLATSETLTPQTPVEAAPAAQQEQSTGNLSTIVMNFNDESWVEIYDGEGEKVAFGVKKAGYKMTVSGTPPFSVVLGKHDVVSITLNGEPIDISAFPKNRLAKFKLPLAE; encoded by the coding sequence ATGAATGAAGAAAATACGCAAACTCAAAGCGAACAGCCTACGGTAGGCCAAATACTAAAAAAACACCGTGAGCAAGCAAACGTTAGCATAGAAACTATCGCGGCCCCTTTAAAGCTGTCTGAATTACAAGTACAGCGCCTTGAAAACGACGAATTTGCATTACTAGGCCCTATTACGTTTGTAAAAGGGTATATAAAAAACTATTGCCGCGAATTAAAAGTTGATAGCACACCAATAATAGCGATGATGCCTGCGCCGCCTGAGCCTACAAAGCCAGCTAACATGCAAAGTTTTTCGCGTCGCACAGAAAAAGAAGCAAACGATAGCCGCTTAATGTTATTTAGTTACTTAATTTTGGCGATTGTTATTGGCTCATCTGCTTTATGGTTTTGGCAAAACGCGACCCCAATAGAAGAGCAAACCAGCAATATAAATGTCGAGAACTCAAAAATGAGTGAACGCCAAGCTGCGCAGCCCACAGTTTTACAACAAGAGCAGCAAGCCCAAATAGATGACGAATCGTTATTAACGCCGCAAAGCACACTTGCAACTAGCGAAACACTCACGCCACAAACGCCTGTTGAAGCAGCACCAGCTGCACAGCAAGAACAAAGTACAGGTAACCTAAGTACAATTGTAATGAACTTTAACGATGAAAGTTGGGTTGAAATTTACGATGGCGAAGGTGAAAAAGTAGCATTTGGTGTTAAAAAAGCAGGCTACAAAATGACTGTAAGCGGCACCCCTCCTTTTTCTGTTGTGCTTGGTAAGCATGACGTTGTAAGCATTACCCTAAACGGCGAACCTATTGATATTTCAGCGTTCCCTAAAAATCGTTTAGCTAAATTTAAATTACCATTAGCAGAGTAG